Sequence from the Candidatus Woesearchaeota archaeon genome:
TAATCTTTACGCTACAGACAAAGAAGTAGTTCTTGTTCCAGGAAAAGTCCTTGCAACAGGAGATTTAGCACGACCTGTCCAAGTAGCAGCATTCCGATTTTCCAAAGAAGCAAAACACAAAATTGAAAGCGCAAAAGGAAAAGCATTATCCATTGTTGAATTGATGGAAAAAAATCCAAAAGGAAAAGAAGTACGAATACTCGGGTAGAAAAACAT
This genomic interval carries:
- a CDS encoding 50S ribosomal protein L18e, which produces MNQKKIHPELQQLIEKLRHTSAKEGIALWKTVAATLAGSTAKRPIVNISRINLYATDKEVVLVPGKVLATGDLARPVQVAAFRFSKEAKHKIESAKGKALSIVELMEKNPKGKEVRILG